The following proteins are encoded in a genomic region of Acidimicrobiales bacterium:
- a CDS encoding TIGR03560 family F420-dependent LLM class oxidoreductase, protein MRLGLETDQHRVEWPDLLARVRFAEDAGFDGAWIFDHFKALYGEGPGPCLEGWTLLAALAAATTRVRLGTLVTGITYRPASLLAAEAVTVDHVSGGRLELAVGAAWNEQEHRELGFPFPPAAERIDRLEEGIEVIRLLMTGEPATFTGRYNQLKGAVFRPLPVQLPHPPLWIGGSGEQRMLPLVGRVADAWHCFAPPPVYARKWSIVAQHAEKAGRDPETILRSTNLSLSEPWDHVRRVADAHRANGVGYLVCGWPSEGKARLDEFVEHVMPELAAD, encoded by the coding sequence ATGCGCCTGGGACTGGAGACGGATCAGCACCGCGTCGAATGGCCGGACCTGTTGGCCCGTGTGCGCTTCGCCGAGGACGCCGGGTTCGACGGCGCGTGGATCTTCGACCACTTCAAGGCGCTGTACGGCGAGGGGCCGGGCCCTTGCCTGGAAGGATGGACGCTGCTGGCCGCGCTGGCGGCCGCCACCACGCGGGTCCGGCTGGGAACGCTCGTCACCGGCATCACCTACCGGCCCGCGTCACTGCTGGCGGCCGAAGCGGTCACCGTCGACCACGTGTCAGGGGGGCGCCTGGAGCTCGCCGTCGGCGCGGCATGGAACGAGCAGGAGCACCGCGAGCTGGGATTCCCGTTCCCGCCGGCGGCCGAGCGCATCGATCGCCTGGAGGAGGGCATCGAGGTCATCCGCCTGCTGATGACCGGTGAGCCGGCCACGTTCACGGGCCGGTACAACCAGCTGAAGGGAGCCGTCTTCCGGCCGTTGCCGGTCCAGCTGCCGCACCCGCCGCTGTGGATCGGCGGTTCGGGCGAGCAACGCATGCTGCCGCTCGTCGGCCGGGTGGCCGACGCATGGCACTGCTTCGCCCCGCCTCCCGTCTACGCCCGCAAGTGGTCGATCGTCGCCCAGCACGCCGAGAAGGCCGGGCGGGATCCCGAGACGATCCTCCGCTCGACCAACCTCTCCCTGTCCGAGCCGTGGGACCACGTGCGCCGGGTCGCCGACGCCCATCGCGCCAACGGCGTGGGATACCTGGTGTGCGGCTGGCCCTCGGAGGGGAAGGCTCGTCTGGACGAGTTCGTCGAGCACGTGATGCCCGAGCTGGCGGCGGACTGA
- a CDS encoding class I SAM-dependent methyltransferase, with protein sequence MLRPLPRLVPADPGRPDLADDRRPIREVTRQVAFEPGGWFPERAARVAALFDDLAPGWNERPSAGRFEAVDDALARGGPFPAGTSLEVGSGTGVVTSRLAEHLSPLVAVDLSAGMLAHAPTRTMRVRADASALPVAAGTAAVVALVNMFLFPHEVARVLVPHGVLLWVNTLGDATPIHLSASDVEAALPGGWDGVHSSAGWGTWAAFRRASAP encoded by the coding sequence GTGCTCCGCCCGCTCCCCCGGCTGGTCCCGGCCGACCCCGGCCGACCGGACCTGGCCGACGACCGGCGGCCCATCCGGGAGGTGACCCGGCAGGTCGCCTTCGAGCCCGGCGGTTGGTTCCCCGAGCGAGCCGCACGGGTGGCCGCCCTGTTCGACGACCTGGCCCCCGGCTGGAACGAGCGCCCCTCGGCGGGACGCTTCGAAGCGGTCGACGACGCGCTCGCACGCGGCGGCCCCTTCCCGGCCGGCACCAGCCTCGAGGTCGGGTCGGGCACCGGCGTGGTGACCTCCCGCCTGGCCGAGCACCTGTCGCCGCTGGTGGCCGTCGACCTGTCCGCCGGGATGCTGGCACACGCACCGACCCGAACCATGCGCGTGCGGGCCGACGCGTCGGCCCTTCCCGTTGCAGCCGGAACGGCCGCCGTCGTGGCGCTGGTCAACATGTTCCTCTTCCCGCACGAGGTGGCTCGCGTCCTGGTACCGCACGGTGTGTTGCTGTGGGTCAACACCCTGGGGGACGCCACGCCCATCCACCTGTCCGCCTCCGACGTCGAGGCGGCCCTGCCCGGCGGGTGGGACGGCGTGCACTCCTCCGCCGGGTGGGGAACGTGGGCCGCCTTCCGGCGGGCGTCCGCCCCCTGA